The Fimbriimonas ginsengisoli Gsoil 348 genome window below encodes:
- a CDS encoding transposase, producing MEPETAARQSCPHYVTLRLTDALPRTVMAAWHDDVDRRLHMLSEMKGRPLDPDEERTLVQRTIGKVERFLDSGRGSCVLSDERAAGLVESVLWNGDGERYRLHAWSVMPNHLHALVTPLGRRDIGDVLQEWKTETTRRVNQELRRAGGLWHPDVIDHEVDHPVEFARIRATVASNPEQAGLHEWPFAGEESRMKAPGLTMQ from the coding sequence ATGGAACCGGAAACGGCGGCTCGCCAAAGCTGCCCCCACTATGTGACCCTTCGACTTACCGACGCGCTTCCGCGAACGGTCATGGCGGCGTGGCACGACGATGTGGACCGCCGGCTCCATATGCTTTCCGAAATGAAAGGGCGTCCGCTGGATCCGGACGAAGAGCGGACCCTCGTTCAACGCACGATCGGTAAGGTCGAGCGCTTTCTGGATTCCGGTCGCGGAAGCTGTGTGCTTTCCGATGAGCGGGCCGCCGGTCTAGTCGAGAGCGTTCTCTGGAACGGGGACGGCGAGCGGTACCGGCTTCACGCGTGGAGCGTGATGCCGAACCACTTGCACGCTTTGGTAACGCCGCTGGGGCGGCGCGACATCGGCGATGTACTGCAAGAGTGGAAGACGGAGACGACCCGGCGGGTTAACCAGGAGCTTCGCCGCGCGGGCGGTCTTTGGCATCCGGACGTCATCGACCACGAGGTCGACCACCCGGTCGAGTTCGCCCGCATCCGGGCGACCGTGGCGAGCAACCCGGAGCAAGCCGGTCTCCACGAGTGGCCGTTCGCGGGCGAAGAGAGCCGGATGAAGGCGCCCGGGTTAACGATGCAGTAA
- the selD gene encoding selenide, water dikinase SelD, producing MRLTHLVSCAGUASKLGPTQLAEVLRRIPSSANPSLLVGFETSDDAGIFMLSEGLALVQTVDFFTPVVDDPYAYGQIAAANALSDVYAMGGRPLTVLNIACFSPAAAPPEVWAEVLRGMADKTIEAGAVVAGGHSVEDAEPKFGMAVTGLIDPARTFANTHAQLGDEIWLSKPLGTGIVTTAAKNDAALPEELEAAIDSMRTLNRAACEAGLAAGVRCATDITGFGLAGHLFNVAKGSGVTIEIDAASLPVFEGVERMIAEGHVTGGAGRNREFLGDSLRFDEAVPGWLRQVVLDPQTSGGLALFSRVPIAGAVRIGRAMAGDPRIHVASPPRR from the coding sequence GTGCGTCTGACCCACCTCGTCTCCTGCGCTGGTTGAGCATCTAAGCTGGGGCCTACCCAGTTGGCGGAGGTTCTCCGTCGAATACCGAGCTCAGCCAATCCCAGCCTGCTCGTCGGCTTTGAAACGTCCGACGACGCGGGAATCTTTATGCTGTCTGAAGGTCTTGCACTGGTGCAGACGGTGGACTTCTTCACGCCGGTGGTCGACGACCCGTATGCGTATGGCCAGATTGCAGCGGCGAACGCGCTGAGCGATGTGTACGCGATGGGGGGCCGCCCGCTGACGGTGCTGAACATCGCTTGCTTCTCGCCGGCGGCGGCTCCGCCCGAGGTTTGGGCGGAGGTGTTGCGCGGGATGGCAGACAAAACGATCGAAGCGGGGGCGGTAGTGGCAGGGGGGCACAGCGTGGAAGATGCCGAGCCGAAATTCGGAATGGCGGTGACGGGGCTGATCGACCCGGCGCGGACGTTCGCGAACACGCATGCGCAGCTGGGGGACGAGATTTGGCTGAGCAAGCCGCTGGGCACGGGGATCGTGACCACGGCCGCCAAGAACGACGCGGCTTTGCCCGAGGAGTTGGAGGCAGCCATCGATTCGATGCGAACGTTGAATCGGGCCGCGTGCGAGGCAGGTTTGGCGGCGGGAGTTCGTTGCGCGACGGACATTACGGGGTTCGGTCTGGCTGGACACCTGTTCAACGTTGCAAAGGGAAGCGGTGTGACGATCGAGATCGATGCGGCCTCTCTGCCGGTTTTCGAGGGTGTCGAGCGAATGATCGCGGAGGGGCACGTCACCGGCGGCGCAGGACGGAATCGAGAGTTCCTAGGAGACTCCCTTCGGTTTGATGAAGCCGTGCCGGGGTGGCTTCGACAAGTCGTTCTTGATCCGCAGACCAGCGGCGGCCTCGCCCTATTCTCCCGAGTGCCGATTGCCGGCGCCGTCCGAATCGGACGCGCGATGGCCGGGGATCCAAGGATTCACGTAGCATCGCCTCCCAGGCGATGA
- a CDS encoding GNAT family N-acetyltransferase has product MEIRKGIDPPGLSEFVSRAFLASPVFAGVDEVRYQPERIALSLAKGEALLAYDGGRLVGSVTLFPPDHASACEAFRTNPQVGLLAVDPNLGGRGIGAFLMDAIEREASANHEKLALSVTERGTALIAMYERRGYERVGSFTWPQAISPSLIMIRQL; this is encoded by the coding sequence GTGGAGATTCGAAAAGGCATAGACCCACCGGGCCTTTCCGAGTTCGTCAGTCGCGCATTTCTTGCCTCCCCGGTGTTTGCCGGGGTCGATGAGGTGCGCTACCAACCGGAGCGGATCGCTTTATCGCTAGCGAAGGGCGAGGCGCTCCTCGCCTATGACGGTGGCCGGCTCGTCGGTTCGGTCACCCTCTTCCCTCCCGACCATGCCAGCGCCTGTGAGGCGTTCCGCACCAACCCGCAAGTCGGTCTCCTTGCCGTCGACCCAAACCTCGGTGGACGAGGGATTGGCGCATTCCTGATGGACGCCATCGAGCGCGAAGCATCCGCAAACCACGAAAAGCTCGCCCTCTCCGTTACCGAACGGGGAACGGCCTTGATCGCCATGTACGAACGCCGGGGGTACGAGCGAGTCGGCTCATTCACCTGGCCCCAGGCAATCTCCCCCAGCCTGATCATGATTCGTCAGCTGTAG